A section of the Streptomyces sp. CG1 genome encodes:
- the mqnP gene encoding menaquinone biosynthesis prenyltransferase MqnP, whose product MSSASAAIPQPGRTKAFLRLVMIEHSIFALPFAYIASLTAMYEWDKNIHWGRLLLVTICMVGLRTFAMAVNRIIDREIDARNPRTAHRELVTGAMSVRHAWTGALVALVIFLGAAALLNPLCLALAPVAVIPMVIYPYGKRFTNFPQAILGLAQAMGPIGGWLAISGSWSWDAVILGLAVGIWIGGFDLIYACQDVETDREIGVMSVPARFGIPASIWGARACHTLTTALFVWYGVATHAGAFFWLGLLIVAGAFLYEHRIVRPHDLSRLNRAFFSVNGFIGIALFVCALLDLLVRGLSP is encoded by the coding sequence GTGAGCAGCGCCTCCGCCGCGATCCCCCAGCCGGGACGCACCAAAGCCTTCCTGCGCCTGGTGATGATCGAGCACTCGATCTTCGCGCTGCCCTTCGCGTACATCGCCTCCCTGACGGCGATGTACGAGTGGGACAAGAACATCCACTGGGGCCGGCTGCTGCTGGTCACCATCTGCATGGTCGGGCTGCGTACGTTCGCGATGGCGGTCAACCGGATCATCGACCGCGAGATCGACGCCCGGAACCCGCGTACGGCGCACCGGGAACTGGTGACCGGCGCGATGTCGGTGCGACACGCCTGGACGGGCGCCCTGGTCGCCCTGGTGATCTTCCTGGGCGCGGCGGCCCTGCTGAACCCCCTGTGCCTGGCGCTGGCCCCGGTGGCCGTGATCCCGATGGTGATCTACCCCTACGGCAAACGGTTCACGAACTTCCCGCAGGCCATCCTCGGCCTCGCCCAGGCGATGGGCCCGATCGGCGGCTGGCTCGCGATCTCCGGCTCCTGGTCCTGGGACGCGGTGATCCTGGGACTCGCCGTCGGCATCTGGATCGGCGGCTTCGACCTGATCTACGCCTGCCAGGACGTGGAGACCGACCGAGAGATCGGCGTCATGTCGGTCCCGGCCCGCTTCGGCATCCCGGCCTCGATCTGGGGCGCGCGGGCCTGCCACACCCTCACCACGGCCCTGTTCGTCTGGTACGGCGTGGCCACCCACGCCGGCGCGTTCTTCTGGCTGGGCCTGCTGATCGTCGCGGGTGCCTTCCTCTACGAACACCGCATCGTCCGCCCCCACGATCTGTCGCGCCTCAACCGCGCCTTCTTCTCGGTCAACGGATTCATCGGCATTGCCCTGTTCGTGTGTGCTCTGCTGGACCTCCTGGTTCGGGGTCTGAGCCCCTGA